A part of Fusarium oxysporum Fo47 chromosome III, complete sequence genomic DNA contains:
- a CDS encoding Rox3 mediator complex subunit-domain-containing protein, with translation MSFHPQTPQSPSQFSSGTSEPVLSVTTSMTSTATPTTLPTPAHSVTGSAHHDLAMTDDSPHKRKRSVDDSGDREQKKVHTEESKLGIEDLHLDVGKKYLLCQTPHPESLPRVSEDLYDMFNLSGLAAEVAREKPNGEKNALRSSYTGHMKNLGIAGNWKVRVTDKDSNTEKPDFFDILHMPDEDWDNTIVKGQNIKHGLSQASLSALGRAVTMAKGPIGKKDWDISRLGLQSPGLDSKQTSSARPTAPNTPLNVPGAVGRLKAQGPSANDPNRPKRNVKKRTYGDSSFEGYGEGYPDDDTAVEGGYSTGEGEGGQKRRKKNPGNTSPYPSAMRQQSYGPGMVGA, from the coding sequence ATGTCGTTCCATCCTCAGACTCCCCAGAGCCCATCGCAATTCTCCTCCGGGACCTCGGAGCCCGTGTTAAGCGTGACAACCTCAATGACCTCCACAGCCACGCCAACCACCTTGCCGACTCCCGCCCACAGCGTCACTGGAAGCGCCCATCACGACCTTGCAATGACCGACGACTCTCCCCACAAGCGGAAGCGCTCTGTGGATGACAGCGGCGACCGcgagcagaagaaggttcACACCGAGGAAAGCAAGCTGGGCATTGAGGACCTGCATCTCGATGTGGGGAAGAAATACCTTCTTTGCCAGACTCCTCATCCAGAATCATTACCGCGCGTCTCGGAAGATCTTTATGACATGTTCAACCTCAGTGGGCTCGCCGCCGAAGTAGCCCGGGAGAAGCCAAACGGAGAAAAGAACGCATTACGTTCATCTTACACAGGCCATATGAAGAACTTAGGTATTGCTGGCAACTGGAAAGTGCGAGTAACAGACAAGGACTCTAACACCGAGAAACCTGACTTTTTCGACATCCTGCACATGCCCGATGAGGATTGGGACAACACGATAGTTAAGGGTCAAAACATCAAACACGGGCTATCACAAGCAAGTCTCTCCGCCCTCGGACGAGCAGTCACCATGGCCAAGGGACCTATAGGCAAGAAGGACTGGGACATCTCAAGATTAGGACTTCAGTCACCCGGCCTGGATTCAAAGCAAACTTCATCGGCGAGACCCACCGCTCCCAACACTCCGCTCAACGTACCTGGCGCAGTAGGACGACTAAAGGCTCAGGGGCCCTCAGCAAACGATCCCAACCGACCAAAGCGTAACGTGAAGAAGCGAACATATGGTGATAGCAGTTTCGAGGGCTATGGTGAAGGTTACCCTGACGATGACACAGCCGTGGAAGGAGGCTACTCAAcgggagagggagagggcGGCCAGAAGCGACGCAAGAAGAACCCGGGAAACACCTCGCCATACCCGAGTGCTATGCGCCAGCAAAGCTACGGCCCTGGCATGGTGGGCGCATGA
- a CDS encoding fungal-specific transcription factor domain-containing protein translates to MDHMGFQVPGMAPPIMNHPPQVFGGYDGIPQLPPEIAAQMFNDSAMLLEDANDPKRRRIARACDMCRKKKIKCDGKMPSCTHCINYKTECVFTQVEKKRAPPKGAKYIEGLENRLNRMEHLLRLSGLLDEDDDDLGALEKRLLERQEKSRQVSMPAASNPNSPSQSTSGPSAAADGGEMTPQSSLTSPKDDKRKSATPAPSTAPSTAPAPAANVEEIKQEDQEEVEALSELMCSLVTNNFGETRYIGSSSGFSIFSPKGVSWVNSKTGDDSFQRTISDISVDDHKWTNWKPEVFGDLFQRPIFRPLPPKPEALSLLQDFFDNFNCIFPLFHRPTFMHLVHLQYSSDPYQGSGWWASLNCALAIAHRLRVMSNLVPQDEDEKAWGHLKNAIGVFPELTMRNTDLLSVQALLGMALFLQGTPNPQPTLLLVSAAMRLAHSIGLHKRGTGFNLNPIEIEQRKRVFWIAYMLDKDLCLRAGRPPAQDDDDMNVELPDADPEDNIGNIPLADGKGKMNLFRAMCEFATIESEVYKRLYSVQATKQSDGELLHTIGELDHKLEEWKDRIPIDYRPEHDINASHTPLILHVVMLHLTYYNCLTTIHRMSVAHGLWTSRLANYAIQGLNARPLNPRVFSSAALCTAAARASVSLLKYVPQGDFACVWMILYFPVSALVTLFGNILQNPLDPRAKSDTRLMNIVVTFLSMLGQEAEQGGVHRMLGICAEFERIAKAVIDKAEKEQSSRRKRKTQDTNKSSANATTATARQSSTAESATTTSVSSNSQRRSSQAQLSPPQNGASMGQFSMGSPMNDPSPSAMSAGWPQEFPVPQSGDFDSMNYGDTNMNSSPQIPVAAFQQPLLPQDLFSLPMTLDWSWAEMTTGAYPTVENGNFGEDCNNC, encoded by the exons ATGGACCATATGGGCTTTCAGGTCCCGGGCATGGCCCCGCCGATCATGAATCATCCGCCGCAGGTTTTTGGTGGTTACGATGGCATACCGCAGTTGCCCCCAGAGATTGCTGCGCAGATGTTCAATGACTCGGCTATGTTGCTTGAAGATGCAAATGACCccaagagaaggagaatcGCTAGG GCCTGTGATATGTGCCGGAAGAAAAAGATCAAGTGTGACGGCAAGATGCCTTCTTGTACTCACTGTATCAACTATAAGACTGAGTGTGTCTTCACgcaagttgagaagaagcgtGCTCCTCCTAAAGG TGCCAAGTACATCGAGGGACTTGAGAACCGGCTGAACCGTATGGAGCATCTTTTGAGACTTTCTG GCCTccttgacgaagatgatgatgaccttgGCGCGTTAGAGAAAAGGTTACTGGAACGACAAGAGAAGTCGAGACAGGTGTCAATGCCTGCGGCATCCAACCCTAACTCACCATCTCAATCGACATCCGGCCCATCGGCTGCTGCAGATGGGGGCGAGATGACCCCTCAAAGCTCACTTACCTCGCCCAAGGATGATAAACGCAAAtcagcaacaccagctcCGTCGACAGCTCCATCAACAGCTCCGGCACCAGCTGCGAATGTGGAAGAGATCAAACAGGAAGATCAGGAAGAAGTGGAGGCTCTTTCAGAGTTGATGTGTTCTTTAGTAACAAATAATTTTGGAGAGACCAGATACATTG GGTCGTCATCTGGCTTCTCCATATTTTCACCAAAGGGAGTTTCGTGGGTGAATTCGAAAACAGGGGATGATTCTTTTCAACGGACCATATCGGATATATCTGTCGATGACCACAAATGGACTAATTGGAAACCTGAAGTCTTTGGCGACCTATTCCAACGACCCATCTTCCGGCCTTTGCCTCCCAAGCCTGAGGCACTTTCACTTCTCCAGGACTTCTTCGACAACTTCAATTGCATCTTCCCTCTATTTCATCGGCCGACATTCATGCACCTAGTACACCTTCAATACTCATCAGACCCTTACCAAGGCTCTGGATGGTGGGCCAGTCTCAACTGTGCCCTCGCGATTGCCCATCGTTTGCGAGTCATGAGCAATCTGGTGCCACAGGATGAGGACGAAAAGGCATGGGGTCACCTGAAGAATGCCATCGGAGTGTTTCCCGAGCTGACTATGCGCAACACCGATTTGTTGAGTGTCCAAGCCCTTCTTGGTATGGCTTTGTTCTTACAAGGAACGCCAAACCCTCAGCCCACTTTGCTGCTGGTCTCAGCAGCCATGCGCCTGGCGCACAGTATCGGGCTCCATAAGCGCGGGACGGGATTCAACCTGAACCCCATAGAGATCGAGCAACGGAAGAGAGTCTTTTGGATCGCGTATATGCTAGACAAAGATCTCTGCCTCCGAGCCGGTCGTCCACCTGCCCAGGACGATGACGACATGAACGTTGAGCTTCCGGATGCTGACCCGGAGGACAACATTGGCAATATCCCCTTGGCAGATGGCAAGGGTAAGATGAATCTCTTCCGGGCTATGTGTGAGTTTGCCACTATCGAGAGTGAAGTCTATAAGAGGCTGTACTCTGTTCAAGCTACAAAGCAATCAGATGGTGAGCTACTCCATACCATTGGCGAGCTGGATCACAAGTTGGAAGAATGGAAGGATCGCATCCCGATTGACTATCGGCCCGAGCACGACATCAATGCCTCGCACACTCCTCTGATTCTTCACGTTGTCATGTTGCATCTTACCTATTATAACTGCCTGACAACCATCCATCGCATGTCAGTTGCGCATGGACTCTGGACCAGTCGGCTGGCCAATTATGCCATTCAAGGTCTGAATGCCCGACCACTAAACCCGCGGGTGTTTTCTTCTGCAGCACTATGCACGGCTGCAGCACGAGCTTCTGTCTCGTTGCTAAAATATGTGCCCCAAGGCGATTTTGCCTGCGTTTG GATGATTCTCTATTTTCCTGTTTCTGCACTGGTGACGCTGTTTGGAAATATCTTACAGAACCCACTCGATCCCCGAGCAAAGTCAGACACCCGACTCATGAACATTGTGGTCACCTTCCTCTCCATGCTTGGACAGGAGGCTGAACAGGGCGGTGTGCATCGAATGCTCGGTATATGTGCCGAGTTTGAGCGTATAGCAAAGGCTGTAATCGACAAGGCTGAAAAGGAACAGTCTTCTCGACGCAAGCGTAAGACCCAGGATACAAATAAATCATCTGCCAACGCTACTACGGCCACGGCTCGACAGTCGAGCACTGCAGAATCAGCAACAACTACTTCAGTGTCTTCTAATTCTCAGAGAAGATCATCACAAGCCCAGTTATCGCCTCCCCAGAACGGTGCCTCAATGGGACAGTTCTCCATGGGTAGTCCAATGAACgacccttctccttcagcaATGTCAGCTGGCTGGCCTCAAGAGTTCCCGGTGCCTCAGTCGGGCGACTTTGACTCAATGAATTATGGCGACACAAACATGAATTCATCTCCGCAGATTCCAGTGGCGGCATTCCAGCAGCCCCTTCTTCCGCAAGACCTGTTCTCTCTGCCAATGACACTAGATTGGAGCTGGGCCGAGATGACTACTGGCGCATACCCAACAGTTGAGAACGGCAACTTTGGAGAGGACTGTAACAATTGTTAA